A part of Kitasatospora acidiphila genomic DNA contains:
- the uvrC gene encoding excinuclease ABC subunit UvrC, which produces MADPSTYRPAPGAIPTSPGVYRFRDEHGRVIYVGKAKSLRPRLSSYFQDLANLHPRTATMVTTAASVEWTVVGTEVEALQLEYSWIKEFDPRFNVKYRDDKSYPELAVTLNEEFPRVQVMRGAHKKGVRYFGPYGHAWAIRETVDLLLRVFPVRTCSNGVFKRAQQVGRPCLLGYIGKCAAPCVGKVSAAEHRELAEEFCDFMAGRTGNYLRRLEEQMGEAAAELEYEKAARLRDDIEALKRAMEKNAVVLADGTDADLLALAEDELEAAVQIFHVRGGRVRGQRGWVTDKVEDVDTAALVEHALQQLYGSGSESVPREVLVPALPEPVGPAQEWLSGLRGAQVDLRVPQRGDKKDLMATVERNAQQALALHKTKRASDLTTRSRALQEIADALELDSVPLRIECFDISHLQGEDVVASMVVFEDGLARKGEYRRFQIKGFEGQDDVRSMHEVISRRFRRYLQEREQTGEWAVPEDSDETDGPRTDDGRPKRFAYPPQLLVVDGGQPQVAAAQRALDELGIDDVALCGLAKRLEEVWLPGEDDPVVLPRSSEGLYLLQRVRDEAHRFAISYQRSKRTKRLTTGGLDAVPGLGQTRRTALLKHFGSLKKLRAATVEEICEVPGIGRRTAETVVTALSSRTPAAFAVNTATGEIMEDAVPGGTTDESLASTESGEPK; this is translated from the coding sequence ATGGCTGACCCGTCCACCTACCGCCCGGCACCCGGCGCGATCCCGACCTCCCCAGGGGTCTACCGGTTCCGGGACGAGCACGGCCGGGTGATCTACGTCGGCAAGGCCAAGAGCCTGCGCCCGCGGCTCTCCTCCTACTTCCAGGACCTGGCCAACCTGCACCCGCGCACCGCCACCATGGTCACCACCGCCGCCTCGGTGGAGTGGACCGTGGTCGGCACCGAGGTCGAGGCGCTGCAGCTGGAGTACTCCTGGATCAAGGAGTTCGACCCCCGGTTCAACGTCAAGTACCGCGATGACAAGAGCTACCCCGAGCTCGCGGTCACCCTCAACGAGGAGTTCCCCCGGGTCCAGGTGATGCGCGGGGCGCACAAGAAGGGCGTGCGCTACTTCGGTCCGTACGGGCACGCCTGGGCGATCCGGGAGACGGTCGACCTGCTGCTGCGGGTCTTCCCGGTCCGCACCTGCTCCAACGGCGTCTTCAAGCGCGCCCAGCAGGTCGGCCGCCCCTGCCTGCTCGGCTACATCGGCAAGTGCGCCGCGCCCTGCGTCGGCAAGGTCTCGGCGGCCGAGCACCGGGAGCTGGCCGAGGAGTTCTGCGACTTCATGGCCGGGCGCACCGGCAACTACCTGCGCCGGCTGGAAGAGCAGATGGGCGAGGCCGCCGCCGAGCTGGAGTACGAGAAGGCGGCCCGGCTGCGCGACGACATCGAGGCGCTCAAGCGCGCGATGGAGAAGAACGCGGTGGTGCTGGCCGACGGCACCGACGCCGACCTGCTCGCCCTCGCCGAGGACGAGTTGGAGGCGGCCGTGCAGATCTTCCACGTCCGCGGCGGCCGGGTGCGCGGCCAGCGCGGCTGGGTCACCGACAAGGTCGAGGACGTGGACACCGCCGCGCTGGTGGAGCACGCGCTCCAGCAGCTCTACGGCAGCGGCAGCGAGTCGGTGCCGCGCGAGGTGCTGGTGCCCGCACTGCCCGAGCCGGTCGGGCCGGCGCAGGAGTGGCTGAGCGGCCTGCGGGGGGCCCAGGTTGACCTGCGGGTGCCGCAACGCGGCGACAAGAAGGACCTGATGGCCACCGTGGAGCGCAACGCCCAGCAGGCGCTGGCACTTCACAAGACCAAGCGGGCCTCCGACCTGACCACCCGCAGCCGGGCCCTGCAGGAGATCGCCGACGCACTGGAGTTGGACAGCGTCCCGCTGCGGATCGAGTGCTTCGACATCTCCCACCTGCAGGGGGAGGACGTGGTCGCCTCCATGGTGGTCTTCGAGGACGGCCTGGCCCGCAAGGGCGAGTACCGCCGCTTCCAGATCAAGGGCTTCGAGGGCCAGGACGACGTCCGCTCGATGCACGAGGTGATCAGCCGCCGGTTCCGCCGCTACCTCCAGGAGCGCGAGCAGACCGGCGAATGGGCCGTCCCCGAGGACTCCGACGAGACCGACGGCCCCCGCACCGACGACGGCCGCCCCAAGCGCTTCGCCTACCCGCCCCAGCTGCTGGTGGTCGACGGCGGTCAGCCCCAGGTGGCAGCCGCCCAGCGCGCGCTTGACGAACTGGGTATCGACGACGTCGCGTTGTGCGGCCTGGCCAAGCGCCTGGAGGAGGTCTGGCTGCCCGGCGAGGACGACCCGGTGGTGCTGCCGCGCAGCAGCGAGGGCCTCTACCTGCTGCAGCGGGTCCGCGACGAGGCGCACCGGTTCGCCATCTCCTACCAGCGCTCCAAGCGCACCAAGCGGCTGACCACCGGCGGCCTGGACGCGGTGCCCGGCCTCGGCCAGACCCGCCGCACCGCGCTGCTCAAGCACTTCGGCTCGCTGAAGAAGCTGCGCGCCGCCACGGTCGAGGAGATCTGCGAGGTCCCGGGGATCGGGCGCCGGACCGCCGAAACTGTTGTCACGGCGTTGTCCTCCCGGACACCCG
- a CDS encoding Rieske (2Fe-2S) protein: MPDSPVTSRRTLLCCGAAVLAGGSALAVAGCSSSASSADNSASSGQKSAAPVQLGPASAVPVGGGKVFREQRIVVTQPTAGQYKAFSARCTHAGCVVDQVASGTIQCPCHGSRFAIADGSVTDGPAPKPLPGYPVTVDNGQLTVTPS; the protein is encoded by the coding sequence ATGCCCGATTCGCCCGTCACCTCCCGCCGCACCCTGCTCTGCTGCGGGGCCGCGGTCCTGGCCGGGGGCTCCGCGCTCGCGGTGGCCGGCTGCTCCAGCTCGGCGAGCTCGGCCGACAACTCGGCCTCCTCCGGCCAGAAGTCCGCCGCCCCGGTCCAGCTCGGCCCGGCCTCGGCGGTGCCGGTCGGCGGCGGCAAGGTGTTCCGGGAGCAGCGGATCGTGGTGACCCAGCCGACCGCGGGCCAGTACAAGGCGTTCAGCGCCCGCTGCACCCACGCCGGCTGCGTCGTCGACCAGGTGGCGAGCGGCACCATCCAGTGCCCGTGCCACGGCAGCCGCTTCGCCATCGCGGACGGCTCGGTGACCGACGGCCCGGCGCCCAAGCCGCTGCCCGGCTACCCGGTGACCGTGGACAACGGGCAGCTCACGGTCACTCCCAGCTAG
- the uvrA gene encoding excinuclease ABC subunit UvrA, whose amino-acid sequence MADRLIVRGAREHNLKNVSLDLPRDSLIVFTGLSGSGKSSLAFDTIFAEGQRRYVESLSSYARQFLGQMDKPDVDFIEGLSPAVSIDQKSTNRNPRSTVGTITEVYDYLRLLFARVGKPHCPHCGRPIAKQSPQAIVDQVLKLAEGTRFQVLSPVVRERKGEFVDLFADLQSKGYARARVDGETVQLVEPPKLKKQEKHTIEVVIDRLTVKDSAKRRLTDSVETALKLSGGMVVLDFVDLDAEDPEREKMYSEHLYCPYDDVSFEELEPRSFSFNSPFGACPECTGLGSRMEVDPELVVPDEEKSLDEGAIHPWSGGHMREYFGRLIGALAAELGFRTDIPWAGLPARAKKALLYGHKAKVEVRYNNRYGRERSYVTGFEGAIPFVQRRHSEAETDSSRERFEGYMREVPCPTCEGTRLKPVVLAVTVQGKSIAEVSAMSISDCAEFLGAMKLTARDKKIAERVLKEVNERLRFLVDVGLDYLSLNRAAGTLSGGEAQRIRLATQIGSGLVGVLYVLDEPSIGLHQRDNHRLIETLVRLRDIGNTLIVVEHDEDTIKTADWVVDIGPGAGEHGGKVVHSGALKELLDNQESLTGQYLSGKRSIPLPQVRRPRDKKRQITVHGARENNLKDISVGFPLGTFTAITGVSGSGKSTLVNDILYTHLARELNGARTVPGRHTRVTGTDLVDKVVHVDQSPIGRTPRSNPATYTGVFDHVRKLFAETTEAKVRGYLQGRFSFNVKGGRCENCSGDGTIKIEMNFLPDVYVPCEVCHGARYNRETLEVHYKGKSIAEVLDMPIEEALHFFEAVPAIARHLRTLTDVGLGYVRLGQSAPTLSGGEAQRVKLASELQKRSTGRTVYVLDEPTTGLHFEDISKLIKVLTGLVEKGNTVIVIEHNLDVIKTADWIVDMGPEGGSGGGTVVAEGTPEEVAQVTDSHTGKFLRDILGDRVTDEAPVPAPRSARKRAAVKK is encoded by the coding sequence GTGGCCGACCGCCTCATCGTCCGCGGTGCTCGCGAGCACAACCTGAAGAACGTCTCGCTCGACCTGCCCCGGGACTCGCTGATCGTTTTCACCGGTCTCTCCGGTTCGGGCAAGTCCTCGCTGGCGTTCGACACGATCTTCGCCGAGGGCCAGCGCCGCTACGTCGAGTCGCTGTCCTCCTACGCCCGGCAGTTCCTGGGCCAGATGGACAAGCCCGACGTCGACTTCATCGAGGGCCTCTCCCCGGCCGTCTCGATCGATCAGAAGTCCACCAACCGCAACCCGCGCTCCACCGTCGGCACCATCACCGAGGTGTACGACTACCTGCGCCTGCTCTTCGCCCGGGTCGGCAAGCCGCACTGCCCGCACTGCGGCCGCCCGATCGCCAAGCAGTCCCCGCAGGCGATCGTGGACCAGGTGCTGAAGCTCGCCGAGGGCACCCGGTTCCAGGTGCTCAGCCCGGTGGTCCGGGAGCGCAAGGGCGAGTTCGTCGACCTCTTCGCCGACCTGCAGTCCAAGGGCTACGCCCGGGCCCGGGTGGACGGCGAGACCGTCCAGCTCGTCGAGCCGCCCAAGCTCAAGAAGCAGGAGAAGCACACCATCGAGGTGGTGATCGACCGCCTCACCGTCAAGGACAGCGCCAAGCGCCGGCTGACCGACTCGGTCGAGACGGCGCTCAAGCTCTCCGGCGGCATGGTGGTGCTCGACTTCGTGGACCTCGACGCCGAGGACCCGGAGCGCGAGAAGATGTACTCCGAGCACCTCTACTGCCCGTACGACGACGTCTCCTTCGAGGAGTTGGAGCCGCGCTCGTTCTCCTTCAACTCGCCGTTCGGCGCCTGCCCGGAGTGCACGGGCCTGGGCAGCCGGATGGAGGTGGATCCGGAGCTGGTGGTGCCGGACGAGGAGAAGTCGCTGGACGAGGGCGCCATCCATCCCTGGTCCGGCGGCCACATGCGGGAGTACTTCGGCCGCCTGATCGGCGCGCTGGCCGCCGAGTTGGGCTTCCGCACCGACATCCCCTGGGCCGGGCTGCCGGCCCGCGCCAAGAAGGCGCTGCTCTACGGGCACAAGGCCAAGGTCGAGGTCCGCTACAACAACCGCTACGGGCGCGAGCGTTCCTACGTCACCGGCTTCGAGGGCGCGATCCCGTTCGTCCAGCGCCGGCACAGCGAGGCCGAGACCGACAGCAGCCGGGAGCGCTTCGAGGGCTACATGCGCGAGGTGCCCTGCCCCACCTGCGAGGGCACCCGGCTCAAGCCGGTGGTGCTCGCGGTCACCGTGCAGGGCAAGTCGATCGCCGAGGTCTCGGCGATGTCGATCAGCGACTGCGCCGAGTTCCTCGGCGCGATGAAGCTGACGGCCCGTGACAAGAAGATCGCCGAGCGGGTGCTGAAGGAGGTCAACGAGCGGCTGCGGTTCCTGGTCGACGTCGGCCTGGACTACCTCTCGCTCAACCGCGCGGCCGGCACCCTCTCCGGTGGCGAGGCGCAGCGGATCCGGCTGGCCACCCAGATCGGCTCCGGCCTGGTCGGCGTGCTCTACGTGCTGGACGAGCCGTCGATCGGCCTGCACCAGCGGGACAACCACCGGCTGATCGAGACCCTGGTGCGGCTGCGCGACATCGGCAACACCCTGATCGTGGTCGAGCACGACGAGGACACCATCAAGACCGCCGACTGGGTGGTCGACATCGGCCCGGGCGCGGGTGAGCACGGCGGCAAGGTGGTGCACTCCGGCGCGCTGAAGGAGCTGCTGGACAACCAGGAGTCGCTGACCGGTCAGTACCTCTCCGGCAAGCGCTCGATCCCGCTGCCGCAGGTCCGCCGCCCGCGGGACAAGAAGCGCCAGATCACGGTGCACGGCGCCCGCGAGAACAACCTGAAGGACATCTCGGTCGGCTTCCCGCTCGGCACCTTCACCGCGATCACCGGGGTGTCCGGATCGGGCAAGTCCACCCTGGTCAACGACATCCTCTACACCCACCTGGCCCGCGAGCTCAACGGCGCCCGCACCGTGCCGGGCCGGCACACCCGGGTCACCGGCACCGACCTGGTGGACAAGGTGGTGCACGTCGACCAGTCGCCGATCGGCCGCACCCCGCGGTCCAACCCGGCCACCTACACCGGCGTCTTCGACCACGTCCGCAAGCTCTTCGCGGAGACCACCGAAGCCAAGGTGCGCGGCTACCTGCAGGGCCGCTTCTCGTTCAACGTCAAGGGCGGCCGCTGCGAGAACTGCTCCGGCGACGGCACCATCAAGATCGAGATGAACTTCCTGCCGGACGTCTACGTGCCCTGCGAGGTCTGCCACGGCGCCCGGTACAACCGGGAGACCCTGGAGGTGCACTACAAGGGCAAGTCCATCGCCGAGGTGCTGGACATGCCGATCGAGGAGGCGCTGCACTTCTTCGAGGCGGTCCCGGCGATCGCCCGCCACCTCAGGACGCTGACCGACGTCGGCCTGGGCTACGTCCGGCTCGGCCAGAGCGCGCCGACCCTCTCCGGCGGTGAGGCGCAGCGCGTCAAGCTCGCCTCCGAGCTGCAGAAGCGCTCCACCGGTCGCACCGTCTACGTGCTGGACGAGCCGACCACCGGCCTGCACTTCGAGGACATCAGCAAGCTGATCAAGGTGCTCACCGGTCTGGTCGAGAAGGGCAACACGGTGATCGTCATCGAGCACAACCTCGATGTGATCAAGACCGCCGACTGGATCGTGGACATGGGCCCCGAGGGCGGCAGCGGCGGCGGCACCGTGGTCGCCGAGGGCACCCCGGAGGAGGTCGCCCAGGTGACGGACAGCCACACCGGCAAGTTCCTCCGCGACATCCTGGGCGACCGGGTCACCGACGAGGCGCCGGTTCCGGCACCGCGCTCGGCCCGCAAGCGTGCCGCGGTCAAGAAGTAG
- a CDS encoding maleylpyruvate isomerase N-terminal domain-containing protein, protein MTQQLAPADLAAATLRDVAESTERLLRTVVELTPEAVAEPSGLPGWTRGHVLAHIARNADSLVNLLETARTGVEIPQYASESAREEAIQQGAPRPPAEQLADLEASAERLAQAAAALSPEHWAVQLKHRLGYVFPAYEVPAKRLGELEYHHVDLLADYTPAHWPAGFAVDQFDLLAQKFSVPGLPAVALICDDIEHRAVIGDGPVTLTAEGPVRALAAWLSGRSDGDGLQVREDGGPLIDHTALPALPPMG, encoded by the coding sequence ATGACCCAGCAACTCGCCCCGGCCGATCTCGCCGCCGCCACCCTGCGCGACGTCGCCGAGAGCACCGAACGGCTGCTGCGCACCGTCGTCGAGCTGACCCCGGAGGCGGTCGCCGAGCCGTCCGGGCTGCCCGGCTGGACCCGCGGCCATGTGCTGGCCCACATCGCCCGCAACGCCGACTCCCTGGTCAACCTGCTGGAGACCGCCCGCACCGGCGTGGAGATCCCGCAGTACGCCAGCGAGAGCGCCCGCGAGGAGGCCATCCAGCAGGGCGCGCCGCGGCCGCCGGCCGAGCAGCTGGCCGATCTGGAGGCCAGCGCCGAGCGGCTGGCCCAGGCGGCCGCCGCGCTCTCCCCGGAGCACTGGGCGGTGCAGCTGAAGCACCGGCTCGGCTACGTCTTCCCGGCCTACGAGGTGCCCGCCAAGCGCCTCGGCGAGCTGGAGTACCACCACGTCGACCTGCTGGCCGACTACACCCCGGCGCACTGGCCGGCCGGGTTCGCCGTCGACCAGTTCGACTTGCTGGCCCAGAAGTTCTCCGTCCCCGGGCTGCCCGCCGTCGCGCTGATCTGCGACGACATCGAACACCGCGCGGTGATCGGCGACGGGCCGGTCACGCTGACGGCCGAGGGCCCGGTCCGCGCCCTGGCCGCCTGGCTCTCCGGCCGCTCCGACGGCGACGGGCTGCAGGTCCGCGAGGACGGCGGCCCGCTGATCGACCACACGGCGCTGCCCGCACTCCCGCCGATGGGCTGA
- a CDS encoding MBL fold metallo-hydrolase translates to MSYHGAVTVGGRPDVRELAHLMITKVAVGPYDNNAYLLRCRATDEQLLIDAAADAPTLLETVGDRLATVVTTHRHQDHWNALAEVVAATRARTAAGRFDAEGIPVHTDLLLADGDTLEVGRCRLTVRHLVGHTPGAIVLIYDDPEGHPHVFTGDCLFPGGVGNTWNDPEAFDSLYRDVTTKLFDVLPDESWVYPGHGKDTTLGAERPHLAEWRERGW, encoded by the coding sequence TTGAGCTACCACGGAGCCGTGACGGTCGGCGGTCGGCCGGATGTCCGGGAACTCGCCCACCTGATGATCACCAAGGTCGCGGTCGGCCCGTACGACAACAACGCCTATCTGCTGCGCTGCCGGGCCACCGACGAGCAGCTGCTCATCGACGCGGCGGCCGACGCGCCGACCCTGCTGGAGACCGTCGGCGACCGGCTGGCCACGGTCGTCACCACGCACCGCCACCAGGACCACTGGAACGCGCTGGCCGAGGTGGTCGCCGCCACCCGGGCCCGGACCGCGGCCGGCCGGTTCGACGCCGAGGGCATCCCGGTCCACACCGACCTGCTGCTGGCGGACGGCGACACCCTCGAGGTCGGCCGGTGCCGGCTGACCGTGCGCCACTTGGTCGGCCACACGCCCGGCGCGATCGTGCTGATCTACGACGACCCGGAGGGGCACCCGCACGTCTTCACCGGCGACTGCCTCTTCCCGGGCGGGGTCGGCAACACCTGGAACGACCCGGAGGCCTTCGACAGCCTCTACCGGGACGTCACCACCAAGCTGTTCGACGTGCTGCCGGACGAGTCCTGGGTGTACCCGGGGCACGGCAAGGACACCACCCTGGGCGCCGAGCGCCCGCACCTGGCCGAGTGGCGCGAGCGCGGCTGGTGA
- a CDS encoding TerC family protein, translating into MDVSVALWASTVAVLVVLIAADFIINARRPHVVSMKEAGIWTGVWIALAALFGLFLWWHSGAKPAGEFFAGYLTEKSLSVDNLFVFLLIMKKFAVPAREQSRVLSVGVIIALVLRAIFIALGAALIAAFSWVFYLFGAFLLWTAWKLFAEARAGRPEDEEFHENRMLVAIRKRFPSVSKSAVVMLAIGTTDLLFALDSIPAIFGLTQSAYIVLTANAFALMGLRQLYFLLGGMLGRLVHLGYGLALILGFVGVKLVLHALHESGVHVPQIGIPLSLGFIAAVLVATTASSLWVSRRSRATG; encoded by the coding sequence GTGGACGTATCCGTCGCCTTGTGGGCCAGTACCGTGGCCGTCCTGGTGGTTCTGATCGCCGCCGACTTCATCATCAACGCCCGCCGACCGCACGTGGTCTCCATGAAGGAGGCCGGGATCTGGACCGGGGTCTGGATCGCGCTGGCGGCGCTCTTCGGCCTGTTCCTGTGGTGGCACAGCGGGGCCAAGCCGGCCGGGGAGTTCTTCGCCGGCTACCTGACCGAGAAGTCGCTGAGCGTCGACAACCTCTTCGTCTTCCTGCTGATCATGAAGAAGTTCGCGGTGCCGGCCCGGGAGCAGTCCCGGGTGCTGAGCGTCGGCGTGATCATCGCCCTGGTGCTGCGGGCGATCTTCATCGCCCTCGGCGCCGCCCTGATCGCCGCCTTCTCCTGGGTCTTCTACCTGTTCGGCGCGTTCCTGCTGTGGACCGCCTGGAAGCTGTTCGCCGAGGCGCGGGCCGGCCGCCCGGAGGACGAGGAGTTCCACGAGAACCGGATGCTGGTCGCGATCCGCAAGCGGTTCCCGTCGGTCTCCAAGTCGGCCGTGGTGATGCTCGCGATCGGCACCACCGACCTGCTGTTCGCGCTGGACTCGATCCCGGCGATCTTCGGCCTGACCCAGAGCGCCTACATCGTGCTGACCGCCAACGCCTTCGCGCTGATGGGCCTGCGCCAGCTCTACTTCCTGCTCGGCGGCATGCTGGGCCGGCTGGTCCACCTCGGCTACGGCCTGGCGCTGATCCTCGGCTTCGTCGGCGTCAAGCTGGTGCTGCACGCGCTGCACGAGAGCGGGGTGCACGTTCCGCAGATCGGCATCCCGCTCTCGCTGGGCTTCATCGCCGCGGTGCTGGTGGCGACCACGGCGAGCAGCCTCTGGGTCTCCCGGCGCTCCCGGGCGACCGGCTGA
- a CDS encoding TerD family protein: MSVSLTKGQQVSLRKSSGETLSLVRMGLGWRAAPKRGLFGSRTRQIDLDASALLYAEHTPKDVVFFQQLVSKDGSVRHTGDNLVGGVGSGGDDESIVVDLTRIPAQITQVVFTVSSYTGQTFAEVQNAHCRLVDEANGQELARYELTGGGVHTGQIMAKVFREPNGGWGMQAIGAPAKARTFQDLLPAIEPFL, encoded by the coding sequence GTGTCGGTGAGTCTGACCAAGGGTCAGCAAGTGAGTTTGCGGAAGTCGAGCGGTGAGACGCTCAGCCTGGTCCGGATGGGCCTGGGCTGGCGGGCGGCGCCCAAGCGGGGGCTGTTCGGCAGCCGCACCAGGCAGATCGACCTGGATGCCTCGGCGCTGCTCTACGCCGAGCACACCCCGAAGGACGTGGTCTTCTTCCAGCAGCTGGTGAGCAAGGACGGCTCGGTCCGGCACACCGGTGACAACCTGGTCGGCGGGGTCGGTTCGGGGGGCGACGACGAGTCGATCGTGGTGGATCTGACCCGGATCCCGGCCCAGATCACCCAGGTGGTGTTCACCGTCAGCTCGTACACCGGGCAGACCTTCGCCGAGGTGCAGAACGCGCACTGCCGACTGGTCGACGAGGCGAACGGCCAGGAGCTGGCCCGCTACGAGCTGACCGGCGGCGGTGTGCACACCGGCCAGATCATGGCGAAGGTGTTCCGGGAGCCGAACGGCGGCTGGGGCATGCAGGCGATCGGCGCCCCGGCCAAGGCCCGCACCTTCCAGGACCTGCTGCCGGCCATCGAGCCGTTCCTGTGA
- a CDS encoding pyrimidine reductase family protein, whose product MRQLISPSQSPALAAALEEGALTALAEVYAYPEQVKRGTPWLRANMVSSLDGAANLAGLSEGLSSEADKRIFGVLRALSDVVVVGAETVRAEGYRPARARAEFQAARTAAGQGPAPAIAIVSRSLRLDLTAPLFTDPLVPTVVITTEDAPAAARAAVAEVAELVTAGRGEVDLPAALAALTARGWTRQLTEGGPRLLAQLAAAGLLDELCLSLAPLLAAGDSPRITHGAAMAEAERMRLVSLIEQKGFLFARYCRTAVS is encoded by the coding sequence ATGCGCCAGCTGATCTCTCCGTCACAGTCCCCCGCCCTCGCCGCCGCCCTGGAGGAGGGCGCCCTGACGGCGCTCGCCGAGGTCTACGCGTACCCCGAGCAGGTGAAACGGGGCACGCCCTGGCTGCGGGCCAACATGGTCTCCTCGCTGGACGGCGCGGCCAATCTGGCGGGGCTCTCCGAGGGGCTCTCCAGCGAAGCCGACAAGCGCATCTTCGGAGTGCTGCGGGCACTGTCGGACGTCGTGGTGGTCGGCGCCGAGACGGTGCGGGCCGAGGGCTACCGGCCGGCCCGGGCCCGGGCCGAGTTCCAGGCGGCCCGGACGGCGGCGGGGCAGGGGCCCGCGCCGGCGATCGCGATCGTCAGCCGCTCGCTGCGGCTCGACCTGACCGCCCCGCTGTTCACCGACCCGCTGGTGCCGACCGTGGTGATCACCACCGAGGACGCCCCGGCGGCGGCCCGGGCGGCGGTCGCCGAGGTGGCCGAGCTGGTCACCGCCGGGCGGGGCGAGGTGGACCTGCCCGCCGCGCTCGCCGCGCTGACCGCGCGCGGCTGGACCCGGCAGCTGACCGAGGGCGGCCCGCGGCTGCTGGCGCAGCTGGCGGCGGCCGGTCTGCTGGACGAGCTGTGCCTCTCGCTGGCGCCGCTGCTGGCCGCCGGCGACTCGCCGCGGATCACGCATGGTGCCGCCATGGCGGAGGCGGAGCGGATGCGGTTGGTGTCGCTGATCGAGCAGAAAGGTTTCCTCTTTGCTCGTTACTGCCGCACTGCCGTCAGCTGA
- a CDS encoding indole-3-glycerol phosphate synthase has translation MFKTVLMIEKALSDADVELVTTLHGEERVSFVVLMQPRGKTDELLRALDDVALGHLDRAVHEHDEHGAADVVVESLEHSLRHLRAVGAEAVGQVVEDHPLDVLRAVVEQTGADEVLVLTAPHFVEEFFHRDWASQARHKVGVPVLKLFASEA, from the coding sequence GTGTTCAAGACCGTACTGATGATCGAAAAGGCGCTCTCCGACGCCGACGTGGAGCTGGTCACCACGCTGCACGGCGAGGAGAGGGTCTCCTTCGTCGTCCTGATGCAGCCCCGAGGCAAGACCGACGAGCTGCTGCGCGCCCTGGACGACGTGGCCCTCGGGCATCTCGACAGGGCGGTGCACGAGCACGACGAGCACGGCGCCGCCGATGTGGTGGTCGAGTCGCTGGAGCACAGCCTGCGCCACCTGCGCGCGGTCGGCGCCGAGGCGGTCGGCCAGGTGGTCGAGGACCACCCGCTGGACGTGCTGCGCGCGGTGGTCGAGCAGACCGGGGCCGACGAGGTGCTGGTGCTCACCGCGCCGCACTTCGTGGAGGAGTTCTTCCACCGCGACTGGGCCTCCCAGGCCCGCCACAAGGTCGGCGTGCCGGTGCTGAAGCTGTTCGCCAGCGAGGCCTGA